Below is a genomic region from Populus trichocarpa isolate Nisqually-1 chromosome 15, P.trichocarpa_v4.1, whole genome shotgun sequence.
TTTTCCATTTGCCTCCGTTTTCTCTCTTACGTTGCTCTTTCTTTCTAGATGATTTTCTTTGCCGAAATCTTTGGCACTAGCTAGGAAGTAGCTCCTTCCTTAAGAGTCAAACATGTTATTCGTGGGGCCCACAACACTTGATGCACTGTTGTCGGCCGtctttctaatctttttttttttgtgttcaaaagttaaaaataaaaaaaggaaagaaaaaaaagaagttttgttttgtttttttattttctttttggttttgaacagtgaagaagaagatttgGAGTACTAAAATGGCATGATTTTCTAAATGCAGTGCTGCTTACGGTAGTTAACAAGCAAGCGTGAGGACACCCTCTTCTATGGAAACTTCTTACGGGTCCTTTCCTAGCTAGGCcaccttgttaaaaaaaaaattgatgaaatttcaacttttaattttcatccactagtaaaaaattttatttttagatccttttgatgtgtttatatcaaaaataattttttttttaaaaatattatcttaatatattttcaaataaaaaacattttaaaaaataacatttatcatATTTCTTAACAGCCAAAATACATGGATATTATGGGTAGTCCTTACTAAAAAGAGAAATAACTTTGCATGAATAGATTTAGCTAactagctaaaaaaaaaattacacgtCACATAAGTTATATTTTCTTAAGCtttttcaagtttctttcattaaattttgtaaataattacATATCCATCTTTTctagatgattaatcaagtttgATTGAATTATATAATCTATTAAATATAATTGGATCTAATTAATTACTTCCTAAAACGTCCAAAAAGCCACCAAATTAATATCATTCGAGATAGCTAGCTTCACCATAGTactcaagaatataaaaaaaaaaacagataaaaaccCTTTTCATTGCTGAAACAAAAGTAAAGATATATAACTAAATATATCCAagatatatagttttataaagattttcaattctttcaaataaaaatacgaaaaacataggttttttttctctactaTTTAATTATGTCCTTTCTATTACAAGATAgtaattaaagatataaaattaaattgttacaTGACGTAATTAGTGTCCACGCATGAGGTTTGAGGAACGAGACACCCACGTAATTCAGACTAATAATATCTTTGTTACAGAGCATAAATGTGTAACTGTGTATTCTTATTAAAAATGTACACGTTTATGGAGTTGTTCTCATTTAATTCTCTCCCTTacactttatatatttttagagacaGAGATTTCTTAAAAACCAATCCATGGTCCAATGCAAAAGCAGCACCAGATTTTGCGTAAAAACCACTTGATTGCTTCACCTTCCTCAGCCCCTTCTCTCTCTGCATCTtccttccctccctccctccctcccctcTCTCTATTATAACGTCAATCCTAAGTATGGCTCGCTCCTCTTATTCTCTTTAAATCACCTGAACAAACTCTTGACTTTTTCACTCATACAACTTAGGCATAAATGTATACCAACTCCTCGTTTATACCTTTCCATCTTGTTATATAGCGGCTGCTGCAGCTGCTTAGAGTTTTCATTGATAACATACTGTCATATCGCTGTAATCTTTTGAGCAGAAATGGGACGACATTCTTGTTGTTTAAAGCAAAAATTAAGGAAAGGTTTGTGGTCACCTGAAGAAGATGAGAAACTACTCAATTATATAACTAGATTTGGTGTTGGTTGCTGGAGTTCTGTTCCTAAGCTAGCTGGTAACAACTCCTCAAATACTATTGGCATTTTTGTCCCTTAATATTCGAGCTTCATTTGTCTTGGTTTTCGTAAAGTCTTAACATTAAGTACTGTTTGATTTGATTCTTCCAGGTCTGCAAAGGTGTGGAAAGAGTTGCAGGTTGAGATGGATAAACTACCTGAGACCTGATCTTAAAAGAGGAATGTTCTCTCAGCAAGAGGAGGATCTAATAATCAGTCTTCATGAAGTTTTGGGTAACAGGTGTGTATTGATCCAATAATTATATCAACTAAAGAAATCTAAAACTTCAACTTTTGATACACAAATGGAAATGGAAACTCACTTCTTTTGAATTCTTAATTGCAGGTGGGCTCAAATTGCTGCACAGTTACCAGGAAGAACAGATAATGAGATTAAGAACTTATGGAATTCCTATCTGAAGAAGAAGCTTATGAAGCAAGGTATTGACCCAACAACCCACAAGCCTCTATGTCAAGTGGGGGTGAAAGAGGAGAAGGATTGTACAGAGAAGGCATCTTTCCAAATACCACAGTCTAAAGGGTTGCCAATCGTATCAAACTTCACTGCACAAGAGCCAGCATTTCTCATTAATGATACTACTTACAATAGCAGTGGATTACCAGAAGTTTCAAGAGAGCAATTTCTCAACAAGCAAGCCTATGATCCTTTATCCTACTTTGAATTCCCTGCCGGTATTGATCTTACTGGGTATAATCCAAGCCTTTCAAGTGTGTATCATCCAACTGTTAGATCTCTTGATCAAAACCAATTTGAAACAAGTTCCAACTTTGGATTCACTTCAATGCCAAGTTTAACAAGTTTTGACCATGGAAGTATGAGTGGGACGGATTTCTCCGATAACTCGGCTTCAAGAATGAGTTCAATGTTCTTGAACGAGGCAAAGGAAAGTTCCAGTAACAGTTCAAACATCAGCAATTATGCAGGATACCAGATGAACAATATGGTGGAGAATGCAGCAGCTTTCTCATCATGGGATTCTGATGATCATAAGTTAGAGTCGGTGTTTCAATATCACCAAGTCAATGGGGTCAAGACAGAAGAATTGAAGCCTAGCCCATGGCATGAAGCTGGACGGCTCCATACTCATCAGAATTCAGTAGATTTCAATAGCTATCCGTTAACGTCGCTGTCAGAAGATATAACAGGA
It encodes:
- the LOC7453795 gene encoding transcription factor MYB35 — protein: MGRHSCCLKQKLRKGLWSPEEDEKLLNYITRFGVGCWSSVPKLAGLQRCGKSCRLRWINYLRPDLKRGMFSQQEEDLIISLHEVLGNRWAQIAAQLPGRTDNEIKNLWNSYLKKKLMKQGIDPTTHKPLCQVGVKEEKDCTEKASFQIPQSKGLPIVSNFTAQEPAFLINDTTYNSSGLPEVSREQFLNKQAYDPLSYFEFPAGIDLTGYNPSLSSVYHPTVRSLDQNQFETSSNFGFTSMPSLTSFDHGSMSGTDFSDNSASRMSSMFLNEAKESSSNSSNISNYAGYQMNNMVENAAAFSSWDSDDHKLESVFQYHQVNGVKTEELKPSPWHEAGRLHTHQNSVDFNSYPLTSLSEDITGANFDVFHQI